Proteins encoded within one genomic window of Scheffersomyces stipitis CBS 6054 chromosome 3, complete sequence:
- a CDS encoding predicted protein, which yields MSFDLEKKITTAHIPRASGSTILASDTLNVVYNKYKSTAAIPTDAIRYNLIFSHGTGMNKSIWHYHIKSLFEWSQKSNGKIYIDSVIAIDAAGHGDSGVINRNKLGWIFRWDEGGKDIIEVVRNEHRTTGDFQNNFKSRNILIGHSMGGFSSLLAAFYEPDLFDATVPIEPVVYLDSRSTRKFSQRFSIIGKMIINEFDTKQAFEDFFKVHSFYKNIDPKVMDDFLNDELLEVIDPKTKDVKYRIKSSSQAQMAGYVSSALVLPLGMDIYKHIRVPIAHVIGKNAKWNPPESTEFFRGSVNPDFLAATYDIEGGEHLVNAEKPDDLLEVLKDFILKRKVEFKSTAAQLPEQKAEGLRQKVFESEIPKLLNGDLGTLYGIQHTALAKASKL from the coding sequence ATGTCCTTCGATTTGGAGAAAAAGATAACCACTGCCCATATACCTCGGGCCAGTGGTTCGACTATTTTAGCCTCAGACACCTTGAATGTCGTctacaacaagtacaagtcAACGGCTGCAATTCCTACAGATGCCATCAGATACAACTTGATTTTCTCCCATGGAACAGGAATGAACAAGTCGATCTGGCACTATCACATCAAAAGCTTGTTTGAGTGGTCGCAGAAGAGCAACGGAAAAATCTACATCGACTCCGTCATTGCCATCGATGCTGCTGGCCATGGTGATTCAGGAGTTATCAACAGGAATAAGCTCGGCTGGATTTTCAGATGGGACGAAGGAGGCAAAGACATTATTGAAGTGGTCAGAAACGAACACAGAACTACGGGGGATTTCCAAAATAACTTCAAGTCAAGAAACATCCTCATTGGACATTCCATGGGAGGCTTTCTGTCATTGTTGGCTGCTTTCTATGAGCCGGACTTGTTCGATGCAACTGTGCCAATAGAACCTGTCGTTTATCTTGACTCCAGATCAACTCGTAAATTTTCTCAGAGATTTCTGATCATAGGCAAGATGATCATCAATGAATTCGACACGAAACAGgcatttgaagatttcttcaaggtgCACTCGTTTTACAAGAACATAGACCCCAAGGTAATGGACGACTTCTTGAATGATGAATTATTGGAAGTGATCGACCCTAAAACCAAAGACGTCAAGTACCGCATCAAGTCAAGTTCTCAAGCCCAGATGGCAGGATATGTATCTTCTGCTTTGGTGTTGCCTCTAGGCATGGATATTTACAAACACATCAGAGTCCCCATTGCCCATGTCATTGGTAAGAACGCTAAATGGAACCCTCCCGAATCCactgaatttttcagaggCAGTGTAAATCCAGATTTTTTAGCAGCTACATACGATATTGAAGGAGGTGAACATTTGGTCAATGCGGAAAAGCCAGACGATTTACTCGAGGTTCTCAAagatttcatcttgaagagaaaagttgaGTTCAAAAGTACTGCTGCGCAACTTCCAGAGCAAAAAGCAGAGGGTTTGAGACAAAAGGTATTTGAATCTGAGATCCCCAAGTTGCTTAATGGTGATTTAGGCACATTGTACGGAATACAACACACCGCCTTGGCCAAAGCTTCCAAGTTGTAA
- a CDS encoding predicted protein, with product MSYSSEIISTLLFESTNVSVYRIPPGPLSLSKWNLKESNVIWTGSLRLVEQEMIRDNVDLFASFPESQAKEGNENKANLKMPNKPYECLRAKLELYNTVYVPPGVGSLITTKKDVVWAEVWYNPIPELVSAESSIEEYFKIANDGEETIQMTTESAKFYKIIAQIPGSGYHPLCELENISSTKDDKELLVQVALGLKFEETFDTITFSESLNIYKRRFRNFEDQYHYELKVLELEQSSSNITLTDNTKLTMMTMTMTLATL from the exons ATGCTGTATTCGTCGGAGATCATCTCCACTTTACTCTTTGAGTCGACCAACGTTTCGGTCTACCGAATTCCGCCGGGCCCGTTGCTGCTATCAAAAtggaacttgaaggaaCTGAATGTAATATGGACTGGTAGCCTCCGGCTTGTAGAACAAGAGATGATACGTGACAATGTGGACTTGTTTGCACTGTTTCCAGAGTCGCAGGCgaaagaaggaaatgaaaataaaGCCAACCTTAAAATGCCGAATAAGCCATATGAATGTCTCAGAGCTAAACTTGAACTATATAATACAGTCTACGTTCCACCTGGAGTAGGCTCGCTCATCACTACCAAAAAAGACGTCGTGTGGGCAGAGGTCTGGTACAATCCAATACCGGAGTTGGTTCTGGCAGAATCGTCTATAGAAGAGTATTTCAAGATAGCCAACGATGGCGAGGAAACCATTCAGATGACTACGGAATCAGCCAAGTTCTACAAAATTATAGCCCAGATTCCTGGATCGGGTTACCATCCGCTTTGtgagttggaaaacatTTCCAGCACCAAAGACGATAAGGAGTtgcttgttcaagttgccTTGGGACTCAAGTTTGAAGAGACTTTTGATACCATTACCTTCAGTGAAAGTTTGAACATCTATAAGCGCCGATTTAGAAACTTCGAGGACCAATACCACTATGAGCTCAAGGTTCTTGAATTGGAACAGCTGCTGTCGAATATCACATTGACAGATA ACACT AAGTtgacgatgatgacgatgacgatgactTTGGCGACTTTGTGA
- a CDS encoding predicted protein, with protein MFKSAMHRSVGVIPRSLAITSFNKQFVGAPVALVRYNSSFDQLKNSKANQKSSNSKKNNNGINDINELLNSSLELSENSAFLHSKSSDYGLGDVVPNPRDVAKNIREMGPVAGRAVDVHYGGLGKAFAGVRRLGFTNKIKHYQKVQERYIRPAKYAKQKKREWWRRKFSEGFKDLMSQVNDARRRGY; from the coding sequence ATGTTTAAAAGCGCCATGCACAGAAGCGTGGGTGTGATACCTCGCTCTTTGGCTATTACTTCGTTCAACAAGCAGTTCGTGGGTGCTCCTGTAGCACTTGTTCgttacaattcttcatttgatcaattgaaaaattccaagGCTAACCAAAAAAGCTCCAACTCAaaaaagaacaataacGGCATTAATGACATAAACGAGTTATTGAACTCGTCGTTGGAGctttctgaaaattctGCATTTTTACATTCCAAGTCCAGCGACTATGGTTTGGGAGACGTTGTTCCAAACCCAAGAGATGTAGCCAAAAACATCAGAGAAATGGGTCCAGTTGCTGGTAGAGCTGTAGATGTTCACTACGGTGGATTGGGCAAGGCATTCGCCGGAGTGAGAAGACTCGGGTTCACCAACAAAATAAAGCATTACCAAAAGGTGCAGGAGAGATACATCCGTCCAGCCAAGTATGCtaagcagaagaagagagaatggtggagaagaaagttcTCCGAAGGGTTCAAGGACTTGATGTCGCAAGTGAACGatgccagaagaagaggataTTAA
- a CDS encoding predicted protein has protein sequence MKPGIDSLRYLVSVRMHMSPPPTNSKEVGHILNGLRNLGKVEFFKVERDKSNCAVYGQELFVVFNPSRKDAFGSIEITKEIENSNDINSVEDEVTLLASQKKIVDNISSIVALPRYSYIENDERYLNGEIEIPFKHRLVKDGLKYDNRYTIPSCTVYNPFAHIRPAENEKNFNYNFLRANIRHNFQKFHKFDPITIKIGLSPLTRWISPKPKKSIPFTGFI, from the coding sequence ATGAAGCCTGGTATAGACTCTTTGCGATATCTCGTCTCTGTACGGATGCACATGTCACCTCCTCCTACGAACTCCAAAGAAGTGGGCCATATCCTCAATGGATTGCGAAACTTGGGAAAAgttgagttcttcaaggtgGAAAGGGACAAGTCCAATTGCGCTGTTTATGGCCAGGAGCTCTTTGTAGTATTCAATCCTTCTAGAAAAGATGCGTTTGGCTCTATTGAAATaacaaaagaaattgaaaatctgaACGACATTAATTCAGTAGAGGATGAGGTTACTCTACTAGCATCGCAGAAGAAGATCGTTGACAACATATCATCCATAGTGGCTCTTCCACGTTATTCGTATATCGAAAACGACGAACGATATTTGAATGGAGAAATTGAGATACCATTCAAGCACCGTCTTGTCAAAGACGGCCTAAAATACGATAATCGGTATACTATTCCATCATGCACAGTGTATAACCCCTTTGCTCATATACGGCCGgctgaaaatgaaaagaatttcaattacAATTTTCTCCGTGCTAATATACGGCAcaacttccagaagtttCATAAGTTCGATCCTATCACTATCAAAATTGGTCTCTCGCCTTTAACCAGATGGATTCTGCCCAAACCAAAAAAGAGTATCCCATTTACTGGGTTCATATAG
- the ORT2 gene encoding integral membrane ornithine transporter of mitochondria (Mitochondrial integral membrane protein, ornithine transporter (Yong-Su Jin[2006-01-06 12:10:29])~go_component membrane~go_function binding~go_process transport): protein MSDKRGIPAITGDIDYHTAFHVFPEALMPFRGSILAYGSSFLSTFLGFPLDTVKTRMQTHKHFTSYWDCVKKTYTREGVKGFFRGIWAPLVSTSFSKSFSVTLFTLVKPHVYHSIYSFNDSNPAHPFIRNIPVCFVSGTIAGGGVSLFACPFEFTKIYAQLEKLVHNKSLKELPGNLPTQNQEMRNTSTAQIVRQIIKYEGVRGLYSGFKYHFLRDSLSSGFYYSIYESMKWTMNNLINKDPLKSSQVSILMAGGFSGVFSWALIFPVDTTKSLIQKDVVTNILRKEQGLEPLPPKHRKLQKIERRLYRGLGISMSRSFLVNMVFFNAYELCMRYIA from the coding sequence ATGTCTGACAAACGAGGTATCCCTGCCATCACGGGGGATATAGACTACCACACAGCATTCCACGTGTTTCCAGAAGCACTAATGCCATTTCGTGGTTCTATACTAGCTTatggttcttcttttcttctgacATTTCTAGGCTTTCCACTAGACACAGTCAAGACAAGAATGCAAACCCATAAACACTTCACTTCGTACTGGGATTGTGTCAAGAAAACGTACACGAGGGAAGGAGTCAAAGGTTTCTTTCGTGGGATATGGGCCCCGCTAGTCCTGACCTCGTTCTCGAAATCGTTCTCAGTCACACTCTTCACTCTTGTCAAACCTCATGTCTACCATTCAATATACTCATTTAACGACTCTAACCCAGCACATCCATTTATTCGAAATATCCCCGTTTGTTTCGTATCAGGAACCATTGCTGGTGGTGGTGTGTCTCTTTTTGCATGTCCTTTTGAATTCACTAAGATCTACGCTCAACTAGAGAAGTTGGTTCACAACAAATCCTTGAAAGAACTTCCAGGAAACTTACCAACACAGAACCAAGAGATGCGTAACACCTCTACAGCCCAAATAGTGCGACAGATCATCAAATACGAAGGGGTAAGGGGACTATACTCTGGATTCAAGTACCATTTCCTCAGAGATTCGTTGTCTCTGGGATTTTACTACTCTATCTACGAGTCCATGAAGTGGACCATGAATAATCTCATCAACAAAGACCCTTTGAAGTCGTCCCAGGTGTCTATTCTCATGGCAGGAGGGTTTTCAGGTGTGTTCAGTTGGGCGCTAATCTTCCCGGTAGACACCACCAAGTCcttgatccagaaggatGTGGTGACAAACATTTTACGTAAGGAACAGGGCTTGGAACCTCTTCCTCCAAAGCATAGAAAGCTCCAGAAAATAGAAAGGAGATTAT
- the SSL2 gene encoding DNA helicase (with sequence similarity to human XPBC~go_function nucleic acid binding; helicase activity; ATP binding; type III site-specific deoxyribonuclease activity~go_process DNA restriction-modification system) yields the protein MSYRRPGGINYAELDQGNYSDDDSFEDEPQSRSKDDDYSYGTRNPKKKSSNASASSKKRKAEQSIETIRAEVNDTVYSDDDLVELTPDIPSDYVPDAVSKVFGKSDYSYLKLKPDHFSRPIWMSPDGRIILESFSPLAEQAQDFLITIAEPISRPSHIHEYRLTPYSLYAAVSVGLETDDIISVLSRLSKVPVAEKVVEFIKSATISYGKVKLVLKHNRYFVESTQADILQMLLKDEVIGPLRIQSSENTVTSNGLVKSAAPTKGDMVIPGTKKNNESDEKKKDTEDIYASVVGSRNDEDDYDVDAVHSFEIANESVEIVKRRCQDIDYPVLEEYDFRNDARNPDLEIDLKPSTQIRPYQEKSLSKMFGNGRARSGIIVLPCGAGKTLVGITAACTIRKSVIVLCTSSVSVMQWRQQFLQWCTIQPENVAVFTSENKEMFTSESGLVVSTYSMVANTRNRSHDSQKVMDFLRGREWGFIILDEVHVVPAAMFRRVVTTIAAHAKLGLTATLVREDDKIHDLNFLIGPKLYEANWMDLAQKGHIANVQCAEVWCPMTSEFYQEYLKESARKRMLLYIMNPTKFQACQFLIHYHEKRGDKIIVFSDNVYALQEYALKLGKPFIYGSTPQQERMQILSNFQHNDQINTIFLSKVGDTSIDLPEATCLIQISSHYGSRRQEAQRLGRILRAKRRNDEGFNAFFYSLVSKDTQEMYYSTKRQAFLVDQGYAFKVITHLSGMEQLPDLAYSSPRERRELLQQVLLKNEDAAGLEIGDDVDTNFISNDTRMKLENANASRTTGSLAGLAGGEDMAYIEYSKNKNKELKEHHPLIHQMYYKKQQKK from the coding sequence ATGTCGTACCGTCGTCCTGGAGGAATCAACTACGCGGAGCTTGATCAGGGAAATTATTCAGATGATGACTCATTCGAAGATGAACCCCAGAGCAGAAGTAAAGATGATGACTATAGCTATGGAACCAGAAatcccaagaagaagtcatcCAATGCCTCTGCTTCTTcgaaaaagagaaaggcCGAACAATCTATAGAGACAATTCGTGCTGAGGTCAATGATACTGTTTATTCTGATGACGATTTAGTAGAGTTGACTCCAGATATACCTCTGGACTATGTTCCTGACGCGGTGCTGAAAGTGTTTGGTAAGCTGGATTACTCatacttgaagttgaaaccaGACCATTTCTCACGGCCAATATGGATGTCACCAGATGGACGTATTATTCTAGAACTGTTTTCGCCTTTGGCTGAACAGGCCCAGGATTTTTTGATCACAATCGCCGAACCTATATCAAGACCTTCCCACATTCATGAATACAGACTTACGCCGTATTCGTTGTATGCTGCTGTTTCAGTGGGATTGGAGACCGACGATATTATTCTGGTTTTGAGTCGGTTATCAAAGGTGCCTGTGGCGGAAAAGGTCGTAGAGTTCATCAAGAGTGCTACAATTTCTTACGGTAAGGTCAAGCTCGTCTTGAAACATAACAGGTACTTTGTAGAAAGCACGCAAGCTGATATATTGCAGATGCTACTTAAGGACGAGGTTATTGGGCCGTTGAGAATACAGTCGTCTGAAAACACCGTCACAAGCAACGGTTTGGTCAAGAGTGCTGCCCCTACCAAAGGGGACATGGTTATTCCTGGAACTAAGAAGAATAATGAAAGTGAcgagaaaaagaaagatacAGAAGACATATATGCCTCGGTAGTCGGCAGCCGTAACGACGAGGATGACTATGACGTAGATGCCGTTCATTCGTTTGAAATCGCTAACGAATCCGTGGAGATTGTAAAGAGAAGATGTCAGGATATCGACTATCCTGTTTTGGAAGAGTACGATTTCCGTAACGATGCTCGTAATCCAGACTTGGAGATCGACTTAAAGCCTTCGACTCAGATTCGGCCATATCAAGAGAAGTCATTATCGAAGATGTTTGGAAATGGTCGTGCCAGATCTGGGATCATTGTGTTGCCATGTGGGGCTGGTAAAACCTTGGTAGGTATCACTGCTGCGTGCACCATCAGAAAGTCTGTCATTGTGTTGTGTACCTCGTCTGTGTCTGTCATGCAGTGGAGGCAGCAGTTCTTGCAATGGTGTACGATCCAGCCAGAAAATGTCGCTGTTTTTACTTCGGAAAACAAGGAAATGTTTACCAGTGAATCAGGTTTGGTCGTTTCCACATATTCTATGGTAGCTAACACTCGTAACAGATCGCACGATTCGCAGAAAGTCATGGATTTCTTGCGTGGTAGAGAGTGGGGTTTCATCATCTTAGATGAAGTTCATGTTGTACCAGCTGCAATGTTCAGACGTGTGGTAACCACCATTGCTGCCCATGCAAAGTTGGGTCTCACAGCTACTTTGGTCAGAGAAGACGACAAGATTCacgacttgaacttcttgatcgGCCCAAAGTTGTATGAAGCTAACTGGATGGACCTTGCACAAAAGGGGCACATCGCCAATGTCCAGTGCGCTGAAGTGTGGTGTCCCATGACGTCTGAGTTCTACCAGGAGTACTTGAAGGAATCGGCCAGAAAGAGGATGTTGTTGTACATCATGAATCCCACAAAGTTCCAAGCTTGCCAGTTCTTGATTCACTACCACGAAAAGAGGGGTGACAAGATCATTGTTTTCAGCGACAATGTGTACGCTTTGCAGGAGTATGCATTGAAGTTGGGTAAGCCTTTTATTTATGGGTCGACGCCACAACAGGAAAGAATGCAGATCTTGCTGAATTTCCAGCACAATGATCAGATCAACACTATCTTCTTGTCGAAGGTCGGTGACACATCAATTGATTTGCCAGAAGCCACATGTTTGATTCAGATCTCGTCTCATTATGGGTCTCGTCGACAAGAAGCTCAGCGTTTGGGTCGTATCTTAAGAGCTAAGAGACGTAATGATGAAGGGTTCAACGCCTTCTTCTACTCATTGGTATCCAAGGATACACAGGAAATGTACTACTCCACCAAGAGGCAAGCATTCCTTGTAGATCAGGGTTATGCATTCAAAGTTATCACACACTTGAGTGGTATGGAGCAGTTGCCCGACTTGGCTTACTCTTCACccagagaaagaagagagtTGCTTCAACaggtgttgttgaagaatgaagatGCTGCTGGACTTGAAATCGGCGACGATGTCGATAccaatttcatttccaatGACACTAGAATGAAGTTAGAGAACGCCAACGCTAGCAGAACGACAGGTTCATTGGCCGGTTTGGCCGGTGGGGAAGATATGGCCTACATCGAATACagcaagaacaagaacaaggagCTCAAAGAACACCATCCTTTAATCCACCAGATGTATTATAAAAAGCAGCAAAAAAAGTAG
- the PAN4 gene encoding pantothenate synthase (pantoate-beta- alanine ligase, pantothenic acid biosynthesis~go_function pantoate-beta-alanine ligase activity~go_process pantothenate biosynthesis), giving the protein MTVSNSIKIFRTVQQVRQWRQHCLLNRETVGFIPTMGALHDGHCTLVNQSLKDNDRTVVSIFVNPSQFAPHEDLDAYPRTVDTDMKLLSQKFVSKPVDAVFIPKITEMYPSGITLDVANQRGAFVTVHGCSEQLEGVTRPQFFRGVATVVTKLLNIVTPDRVYFGQKDAQQCVVIKNLVRDLLINTEVKVLPTLREQNGLAMSSRNAYLSDSTKQESAVIYQGLTAGATFYEQQKDNGAGKVSSAEILDKIKKVYTSNKDFEVEYIAVSHPETLDDLEYVVPGTGAIISTAVRVPKEDGSGVARLIDNVVLV; this is encoded by the coding sequence ATGACGGTTTCCAACTCTATCAAGATATTCCGCACTGTCCAGCAAGTCAGACAATGGAGGCAGCATTGTCTTTTGAACCGAGAAACGGTTGGCTTTATACCAACTATGGGAGCTTTGCATGATGGACATTGTACTTTGGTGAACCAGAGTTTGAAGGACAATGACAGGACCGTAGTTTCTATCTTCGTAAATCCTTCTCAGTTTGCTCCCCATGAGGACTTGGATGCCTATCCTCGGACGGTGGACACCGATatgaagttgttgtctcAGAAATTTGTCTCTAAGCCTGTAGATGCTGTGTTCATTCCCAAGATTACAGAGATGTACCCTTCAGGAATCACCCTAGATGTCGCCAATCAGAGAGGGGCTTTCGTGACAGTTCACGGTTGTTCTGAACAGCTTGAGGGAGTAACAAGACCGCAGTTTTTCCGTGGTGTTGCTACGGTTGTTACCAAGTTATTGAACATAGTCACGCCAGATAGAGTGTACTTTGGTCAGAAAGATGCCCAGCAGTGTGTAGTGATAAAAAACTTGGTCAGGGACTTGTTGATAAATACAGAGGTCAAGGTCCTACCCACCTTGCGTGAACAAAACGGCTTAGCCATGTCTTCCAGAAATGCCTACTTGTCAGACTCCACTAAACAGGAAAGTGCTGTCATCTACCAAGGCTTGACTGCTGGAGCTACTTTTTACGAACAACAAAAAGATAACGGAGCCGGGAAGGTATCTAGTGCGGAAATACTagacaaaatcaaaaaggTGTATACTTCTAACAAGGATTTTGAAGTGGAGTACATTGCTGTCAGCCACCCAGAGACGTTGGACGATTTGGAGTATGTAGTTCCAGGCACAGGAGCTATCATCTCCACCGCCGTTAGGGTTCCAAAGGAAGACGGTTCTGGTGTGGCCAGACTCATAGACAACGTTGTGCTCGTATAG
- a CDS encoding predicted protein gives MSYTLEKKVANAHFPRAPGSTLVSSERLNVVYNKYKSTTTIPADAIRFNFVFAHGTGMNKAIWHFHITQLFEWQAKSNGKIYIDTIVSVDAVGHGDSGVLNDGKLGWISRWDEGARDLLEVIRQEQASTGDLTNDLKSRNILVGHSMGGFSSLFAGFHEPNLVDSIVAVEPVLYANAKEIGKFAKRFAMIGSMLVDEFASYKDYEDFFKVYSFYKNIDPRVMEDFIQDELLVVADPVSDKKSFKTKTSKAAQIAAYTSGMPSLIAGMDEYQHINVPITHVAGKTAKWNARETNPFFRGAIKPEYLVGVYDVEGGEHLLHAEQPDVMVKILQEHTTKRQVDYSKHLQEVPEFKFKGSKEKISEAEVEGKLLQGRFLELHGYGYKLPPKL, from the coding sequence ATGTCCTACACCCTCGAGAAGAAAGTCGCTAATGCCCACTTTCCCAGAGCACCTGGTAGTActcttgtttcttctgagAGATTAAATGTAGTctacaacaagtacaaATCTACCACTACAATCCCAGCAGATGCCATTCGTTTCAATTTCGTCTTTGCTCATGGTACAGGAATGAACAAGGCCATTTGGCACTTCCACATCACTCAGTTGTTTGAATGGCAGGCGAAAAGCAATGGCAAGATCTACATCGACACAATTGTGTCAGTCGACGCAGTTGGCCATGGTGATTCTGGTGTTCTCAACGATGGTAAACTTGGCTGGATTTCCAGATGGGACGAAGGAGCAAGGGACTTGCTTGAAGTAATCAGACAAGAACAAGCCTCCACAGGAGACTTGACCAACGATCTCAAGTCGAGAAATATTCTTGTGGGCCATTCTATGGGTGGTTTCCTGTCTCTTTTTGCTGGCTTCCACGAACCAAACTTGGTTGACTCTATCGTTGCTGTGGAACCTGTGTTGTACGCTAATGCAAAGGAAATAGGTAAGTTTGCCAAAAGATTCGCCATGATTGGCCTGATGCTTGTGGACGAGTTTGCAAGTTACAAGGATTATGAGGATTTTTTCAAGGTATACTCCTTCTACAAGAATATTGATCCAAGAGTTATGGAGGACTTTATCCAGGACGAGTTGCTTGTTGTAGCGGACCCCGTTTCTGACAAGAAGTCGTTCAAGACAAAGACATCCAAGGCTGCTCAAATAGCAGCTTACACATCAGGAATGCCGTCGCTTATCGCAGGTATGGACGAATACCAACATATTAACGTTCCAATCACCCATGTAGCTGGCAAGACTGCCAAGTGGAATGCTCGTGAAACAAATCCATTTTTCAGAGGTGCCATTAAGCCAGAATATTTGGTTGGCGTCTATGACGTTGAAGGTGGTGAGCACTTACTCCATGCCGAACAGCCTGACGTAATGGTTAAAATACTACAAGAACATACTACAAAGAGACAAGTAGACTACCTGAAGCACCTCCAAGAAGTACCAGAATTCAAGTTCAAAGGCtccaaagaaaagatactggaagctgaagttgaaggaaaatTGCTTCAGGGACGTTTCCTTGAATTGCACGGTTACGGTTACAAGCTCCCACCCAAGTTGTAG
- the SRP40.1 gene encoding nonribosomal protein of the nucleolus and coiled bodies — protein MSVSREVVLAHIKEYLSRDSAFAKVSKALSKAVEAENLELPEVETKLEDVIPKSEEDAKVEESDSSDSGSSSDSDSSDSSSSDSDSDSDSDSDDESDDKSDDEDKTQEATPATSSQKESSSSDSEDSSDDSSDDSGSDSDSSSDSDSSSSDSDSSSSDSDSSSDSDSSSSESDSSSDSDSDSDSDSSSSDSSNSDSSSDSDSDEEEETKPESKKRKAESSSDFDSESSSDSEADSDLAPKKRKTDSSSQTESISSVSTSPEPAGIPAEVEPELKAGQRKHFSRIDRTKISFEDHVLQDNTYKGAAGTWGEVANSKLGAVRGKDFTKNKNKMKRGAYKGGSITFASGSYKFTD, from the coding sequence ATGAGCGTATCCAGAGAAGTCGTATTAGCACATATTAAGGAGTATTTATCAAGGGACAGTGCTTTTGCCAAGGTTTCCAAGGCTTTGTCCAAGGCTGTGGAGGCAGAAAACTTGGAATTgccagaagttgaaaccaagttggaagatgtGATACCAAagtctgaagaagatgccaaagttgaagaatccGACAGTTCTGATTCTGGAAGCTCTTCAGACTCTGATAGTTCTGATTCTAGTAGTTCTGACTCTgactctgattctgattctgattctgatgaTGAATCTGATGATAAATCTGATGATGAGGACAAGACTCAAGAAGCCACTccagcaacttcttctcagaaggaaagttcttcttctgatagCGAGGACTCTAGTGATGACTCTAGTGACGATTCCGGCTCGGACTCCGATTCTTCAAGTGACTCCGACTCGTCATCGTCTGATTCcgactcttcttcatctgatTCTGACTCTTCTAGTGACTCTgactcttcttcgtctgaatcCGACTCTTCAAgtgattctgattctgattccGATTCCGACTCCTCTTCATCCGACTCTTCTAACTCCGACTCTTCCAGCGATTCCgattcagacgaagaagaagaaaccaagCCTGAAtccaaaaagagaaaagcCGAGTCCTCTTCAGACTTCGACTCCGAGTCctcttcagattcagaagcTGACTCAGATCTTGctccaaagaagagaaagacagaCAGCTCTTCTCAAACTGAATCTATCAGTTCTGTATCTACTTCTCCAGAACCAGCCGGTATCCCAGCTGAAGTGGAACCAGAATTGAAAGCTGGACAAAGAAAGCATTTCTCAAGAATAGACAGAACCAAGATCTCATTTGAAGACCACGTCTTGCAAGACAATACATACAAGGGAGCTGCTGGTACCTGGGGTGAGGTTGCCAACTCCAAATTGGGAGCTGTCAGAGGCAAAGATTTTACCAAGAATAAaaacaagatgaaaagaGGCGCCTACAAGGGAGGTTCCATTACTTTTGCATCTGGATCATACAAGTTCACCGATTAA